Proteins encoded by one window of Tunturibacter psychrotolerans:
- a CDS encoding septal ring lytic transglycosylase RlpA family protein, whose translation MASWYGPPYAGRKAADGTVYDQNAMTAAHLTLPMGTMVRVTNLTNNQSVVVKITDRGPFVHGRIIDLSLAAAKATGVYRAGVAKVKVEAFAAPVRANADPGGRWCVQVGAFARESDAMKLKEEMIHRYATAKVIEFPGPTGHWVRISPKLPNKSNASEVADSIHPKDPAAAPYLIRTD comes from the coding sequence ATGGCGAGCTGGTATGGCCCTCCCTACGCCGGTCGAAAAGCCGCTGACGGCACGGTCTACGACCAGAACGCAATGACCGCCGCGCACCTCACACTCCCAATGGGGACGATGGTGCGTGTGACAAATCTGACCAACAACCAATCGGTCGTCGTCAAGATCACTGACCGCGGCCCGTTCGTCCATGGACGCATCATCGATCTGTCACTTGCTGCAGCAAAAGCGACCGGAGTCTATCGCGCGGGCGTAGCCAAAGTGAAAGTGGAAGCATTCGCAGCTCCGGTTCGTGCGAACGCTGATCCCGGCGGACGCTGGTGCGTACAGGTCGGGGCCTTTGCACGAGAGTCCGATGCAATGAAACTCAAAGAAGAGATGATTCACCGCTATGCCACCGCCAAGGTCATCGAGTTTCCCGGACCCACCGGGCATTGGGTCAGGATCAGTCCGAAGCTGCCGAACAAAAGCAATGCAAGCGAGGTAGCCGACAGCATTCACCCCAAAGATCCTGCTGCCGCACCCTATCTAATCCGAACCGACTAG
- a CDS encoding radical SAM protein, translating to MPKAKIAEKALTYGAKAGWAVFNKLNSFSPNASFTPRWSDKPLLKSYQKEKPPLGWPRTTDSLCPKCIPEIRQQIVDGKLPHEILLNEKVGEIKAQIIERDGQILMVKDCPIHGHFEDVMSIDPPMMKHLEDVFPGRDIRAHNDEKLHNHGTSTVTHGRGSVLTIDLTNRCNMMCDPCFMDANQVGFVHELTWDEIKTMLDNAITIKPRRQMSVQFSGGEPTLSPYFLDAVAYARKVGYNSVQAATNGIEFAKSKEFAKAAAEAGLRYAYLQFDGIGNAPNSHRKVGNAFDVKLQAIHNLHEAGVDIVPVTCIINGINNEQVGRIIEFALDNPKKINFLSFQPVSFTGRDEDISDERRHAQRYTLSHLAHDVRNQTGLGESTRDWFPISFMSTFSDWADLVHGPDRDWGQLSCGCHPNCGIGMALMIDKETKEAVPVTAFLDAVQLAKDVAKINDAARGKFLSILGVSLALLRNYDPSKAPTHFKIVDLLQKFDKCFGATGKNYGKVTADRTMADIEKRRADRWNFLFIAGMWFQDLFNYDFRRTEQCIIPYATQEGEISFCAYNTGVGWRNIIEKMHMTSTLTKWYEEHGRHEIFAGGKKVGLEAEMKYDLVLNDEHVNAAANDTFDKSGIAKNSREEKIRARDAKIKQDAENARMAKLYRKEILQEPDAPAGFISLGEIKAAPAPKVEETVSGD from the coding sequence ATGCCGAAGGCCAAAATTGCCGAAAAAGCTCTTACCTATGGAGCAAAAGCAGGTTGGGCAGTATTCAATAAGCTGAATTCGTTCAGCCCCAATGCCAGCTTCACCCCCAGGTGGAGCGACAAGCCGCTTCTCAAGAGCTATCAGAAAGAGAAGCCGCCCCTCGGCTGGCCCCGCACCACCGACTCCCTCTGTCCGAAGTGCATTCCTGAGATTCGTCAGCAGATCGTCGACGGCAAACTGCCGCACGAGATTCTGCTCAACGAGAAGGTCGGCGAGATCAAGGCGCAGATCATCGAGCGTGACGGCCAGATCCTGATGGTCAAGGACTGCCCCATCCACGGTCACTTCGAGGACGTCATGTCCATCGATCCGCCGATGATGAAGCACCTCGAAGACGTCTTCCCGGGCCGCGACATCCGCGCCCACAATGACGAGAAGCTGCACAACCACGGCACCTCGACCGTGACGCACGGCCGCGGATCGGTTCTTACGATCGACCTGACCAACCGCTGCAACATGATGTGCGATCCCTGCTTCATGGACGCCAACCAGGTCGGCTTCGTCCACGAGCTGACGTGGGATGAGATCAAGACCATGCTCGACAACGCAATCACGATCAAGCCGCGTCGTCAGATGAGCGTGCAGTTTTCCGGTGGCGAACCGACACTGTCGCCTTACTTCCTCGACGCCGTCGCCTATGCCCGCAAGGTTGGTTACAACTCCGTGCAGGCCGCGACCAACGGCATCGAGTTCGCCAAGTCCAAGGAGTTTGCCAAGGCTGCCGCTGAAGCCGGTCTCCGCTACGCCTATCTGCAGTTCGACGGTATCGGCAACGCGCCGAACTCGCACCGTAAGGTCGGCAACGCATTCGACGTAAAGCTTCAGGCCATCCATAACCTGCATGAGGCCGGCGTGGACATCGTCCCCGTCACCTGCATCATCAACGGTATCAACAACGAGCAGGTTGGCCGCATTATCGAGTTCGCGCTCGACAACCCGAAGAAGATCAACTTCCTCTCCTTCCAGCCCGTCAGCTTCACCGGCCGCGACGAAGACATCTCCGACGAGCGCCGCCATGCGCAGCGTTACACTCTGTCGCACCTCGCGCACGACGTCCGTAACCAGACCGGCCTCGGCGAGAGCACCCGCGATTGGTTCCCAATCTCGTTCATGTCCACCTTCTCCGACTGGGCCGACCTCGTGCACGGACCAGACCGCGACTGGGGCCAGCTCTCCTGCGGTTGCCATCCAAACTGCGGCATCGGCATGGCGCTGATGATCGATAAGGAAACCAAAGAAGCCGTTCCCGTCACCGCGTTCCTCGACGCAGTGCAGCTTGCTAAGGATGTCGCGAAGATCAACGACGCGGCTCGCGGCAAGTTTCTTTCGATCCTGGGTGTGTCGCTTGCGCTGCTGCGCAACTACGACCCGTCAAAGGCTCCTACGCACTTCAAGATCGTCGACCTGCTGCAGAAGTTCGATAAGTGCTTCGGTGCCACCGGAAAGAACTACGGCAAGGTCACAGCGGACCGCACCATGGCCGACATCGAGAAGCGCCGCGCCGACCGCTGGAACTTCCTCTTCATCGCCGGCATGTGGTTCCAGGACCTCTTCAACTACGACTTCCGCCGCACCGAGCAGTGCATCATCCCCTACGCCACACAAGAGGGTGAGATCAGCTTCTGCGCGTACAACACCGGCGTGGGCTGGCGCAACATCATTGAGAAGATGCACATGACCTCCACCCTGACCAAGTGGTACGAGGAGCATGGCCGCCACGAGATCTTCGCCGGTGGTAAGAAGGTCGGTCTCGAAGCCGAGATGAAGTACGACCTCGTCCTCAACGACGAGCACGTCAACGCCGCCGCCAACGACACCTTCGACAAGTCCGGCATCGCGAAGAACTCTCGCGAAGAGAAGATCCGCGCACGCGATGC